One stretch of Euphorbia lathyris chromosome 7, ddEupLath1.1, whole genome shotgun sequence DNA includes these proteins:
- the LOC136234801 gene encoding triacylglycerol lipase OBL1-like isoform X1, which yields MAYRYNGENLCEKKMVVDPEKASWFGLIKLLFSSDVKSRDFIECPGEDRLRDFNHRWLIFISVLAQKIFLNLRIPLDRIGNAIETWFNLLHVNGGIFNLFLRFIKGEVIMPERSSGSFRSTAANCDWRIEMDKNIKGGDTKYNSGLAFMASKLSYENEECIKSVVTDHWKMECLDCYNFQNEYLKKKSTQAFILQDTKTDPNLIVVAFRGTNPFDADDICTDVDISWYQFNGVGKLHRGFTNALGLQKHGWPNQVDSETTHLYAYYEIRRMLKQILQKNQNAKFIVTGHSLGGALAILFVGVLIIHKEDLLLDKIEGVYTFGQPRVGDREFGSFMEKKMKEYDIRYLRYVYCNDIVPRLPYDDSTLLYKHFGPCLYYNSLYQGKILAEEPNKNYFNLLWVIPKNLNACWELIRSVVIPWLSGKEYRESWFMIVMRIIGLVIPGLSAHLFQDYDNSTRLGSLPQLRHHQD from the exons ATGGCTTATAGGTATAATGGTGAAAATTTGTGTGAGAAGAAAATGGTGGTTGATCCAGAGAAAGCAAGCTGGTTTGGTCTTATCAAACTCCTATTTTCGTCGGATGTAAAGAGTAGAGATTTTATTGAATGTCCAGGAGAAGATAGGCTGAGAGATTTCAATCATCGATGGCTCATTTTCATCTCAGTTCTTGCTCAGAAAATATTTCTGAATCTCAGAATTCCTTTGGATCGGATTGGGAATGCTATTGAAACTTGGTTCAATCTTCTCCACGTCAATGGTGGGATATTTAATCTCTTTCTCAGGTTTATcaaag GAGAAGTGATTATGCCGGAGAGGTCATCAGGTAGTTTTAGATCGACGGCGGCAAATTGTGACTGGAGAATAGAGAtggataaaaatataaaaggtgGAGATACAAAATATAATTCAGGTTTGGCTTTCATGGCTTCTAAATTGTCATATGAGAATGAAGAATGCATCAAATCTGTTGTTACAGATCACTGGAAA ATGGAATGCTTGGATTGTTACAACTTCCAAAATG AGTACTTGAAGAAGAAATCAACACAGGCCTTCATTCTCCAAGACACCAAAACAGACCCTAATCTAATAGTGGTTGCATTTAGAGGAACAAACCCATTTGATGCAGATGATATTTGCACAGACGTTGATATCTCCTGGTACCAGTTTAATGGTGTTGGAAAACTCCACCGTGGCTTTACAAATGCCTTAGGCCTACAAAAACATGGTTGGCCAAATCAAGTAGATTCAGAAACCACCCATTTATATGCATACTATGAAATCAGAAGAATGCTCAAACAGATATTACAGAAGAATCAGAATGCTAAGTTTATAGTGACAGGACATAGCTTGGGTGGGGCTTTAGCAATATTGTTTGTGGGTGTCTTGATTATACACAAAGAGGACTTGCTGTTGGATaaaattgaaggagtttacacATTTGGGCAGCCAAGAGTTGGGGATAGGGAGTTTGGGAGTTTTATGGAAAAGAAGATGAAAGAGTATGATATTAGATATTTGAGATATGTTTATTGCAATGATATAGTGCCTAGATTGCCGTATGATGATTCTACTCTCTTGTATAAGCATTTTGGGCCTTGCCTCTACTACAATAGTCTCTATCAAGGCAAG ATTTTAGCAGAAGAACCAAACAAGAACTACTTTAACTTGTTATGGGTAATTCCGAAGAACTTGAACGCCTGTTGGGAGCTGATAAGGAGTGTAGTGATACCTTGGTTGAGTGGTAAAGAGTACAGAGAAAGTTGGTTTATGATAGTGATGAGGATAATTGGGTTGGTAATTCCAGGGCTTTCTGCTCATCTTTTTCAAGATTATGACAATTCTACCCGATTGGGATCCTTGCCTCAACTTCGCCATCACCAAGATTAA
- the LOC136234801 gene encoding triacylglycerol lipase OBL1-like isoform X3 — protein sequence MAYRYNGENLCEKKMVVDPEKASWFGLIKLLFSSDVKSRDFIECPGEDRLRDFNHRWLIFISVLAQKIFLNLRIPLDRIGNAIETWFNLLHVNGGIFNLFLRFIKGEVIMPERSSGSFRSTAANCDWRIEMDKNIKGGDTKYNSGLAFMASKLSYENEECIKSVVTDHWKMECLDCYNFQNEYLKKKSTQAFILQDTKTDPNLIVVAFRGTNPFDADDICTDVDISWYQFNGVGKLHRGFTNALGLQKHGWPNQVDSETTHLYAYYEIRRMLKQILQKNQNAKFIVTGHSLGGALAILFVGVLIIHKEDLLLDKIEGVYTFGQPRVGDREFGSFMEKKMKEYDIRYLRYVYCNDIVPRLPYDDSTLLYKHFGPCLYYNSLYQDFSRRTKQELL from the exons ATGGCTTATAGGTATAATGGTGAAAATTTGTGTGAGAAGAAAATGGTGGTTGATCCAGAGAAAGCAAGCTGGTTTGGTCTTATCAAACTCCTATTTTCGTCGGATGTAAAGAGTAGAGATTTTATTGAATGTCCAGGAGAAGATAGGCTGAGAGATTTCAATCATCGATGGCTCATTTTCATCTCAGTTCTTGCTCAGAAAATATTTCTGAATCTCAGAATTCCTTTGGATCGGATTGGGAATGCTATTGAAACTTGGTTCAATCTTCTCCACGTCAATGGTGGGATATTTAATCTCTTTCTCAGGTTTATcaaag GAGAAGTGATTATGCCGGAGAGGTCATCAGGTAGTTTTAGATCGACGGCGGCAAATTGTGACTGGAGAATAGAGAtggataaaaatataaaaggtgGAGATACAAAATATAATTCAGGTTTGGCTTTCATGGCTTCTAAATTGTCATATGAGAATGAAGAATGCATCAAATCTGTTGTTACAGATCACTGGAAA ATGGAATGCTTGGATTGTTACAACTTCCAAAATG AGTACTTGAAGAAGAAATCAACACAGGCCTTCATTCTCCAAGACACCAAAACAGACCCTAATCTAATAGTGGTTGCATTTAGAGGAACAAACCCATTTGATGCAGATGATATTTGCACAGACGTTGATATCTCCTGGTACCAGTTTAATGGTGTTGGAAAACTCCACCGTGGCTTTACAAATGCCTTAGGCCTACAAAAACATGGTTGGCCAAATCAAGTAGATTCAGAAACCACCCATTTATATGCATACTATGAAATCAGAAGAATGCTCAAACAGATATTACAGAAGAATCAGAATGCTAAGTTTATAGTGACAGGACATAGCTTGGGTGGGGCTTTAGCAATATTGTTTGTGGGTGTCTTGATTATACACAAAGAGGACTTGCTGTTGGATaaaattgaaggagtttacacATTTGGGCAGCCAAGAGTTGGGGATAGGGAGTTTGGGAGTTTTATGGAAAAGAAGATGAAAGAGTATGATATTAGATATTTGAGATATGTTTATTGCAATGATATAGTGCCTAGATTGCCGTATGATGATTCTACTCTCTTGTATAAGCATTTTGGGCCTTGCCTCTACTACAATAGTCTCTATCAAG ATTTTAGCAGAAGAACCAAACAAGAACTACTTTAA
- the LOC136234801 gene encoding triacylglycerol lipase OBL1-like isoform X2 codes for MAYRYNGENLCEKKMVVDPEKASWFGLIKLLFSSDVKSRDFIECPGEDRLRDFNHRWLIFISVLAQKIFLNLRIPLDRIGNAIETWFNLLHVNGGIFNLFLRFIKGEVIMPERSSGSFRSTAANCDWRIEMDKNIKGGDTKYNSGLAFMASKLSYENEECIKSVVTDHWKMECLDCYNFQNDVDISWYQFNGVGKLHRGFTNALGLQKHGWPNQVDSETTHLYAYYEIRRMLKQILQKNQNAKFIVTGHSLGGALAILFVGVLIIHKEDLLLDKIEGVYTFGQPRVGDREFGSFMEKKMKEYDIRYLRYVYCNDIVPRLPYDDSTLLYKHFGPCLYYNSLYQGKILAEEPNKNYFNLLWVIPKNLNACWELIRSVVIPWLSGKEYRESWFMIVMRIIGLVIPGLSAHLFQDYDNSTRLGSLPQLRHHQD; via the exons ATGGCTTATAGGTATAATGGTGAAAATTTGTGTGAGAAGAAAATGGTGGTTGATCCAGAGAAAGCAAGCTGGTTTGGTCTTATCAAACTCCTATTTTCGTCGGATGTAAAGAGTAGAGATTTTATTGAATGTCCAGGAGAAGATAGGCTGAGAGATTTCAATCATCGATGGCTCATTTTCATCTCAGTTCTTGCTCAGAAAATATTTCTGAATCTCAGAATTCCTTTGGATCGGATTGGGAATGCTATTGAAACTTGGTTCAATCTTCTCCACGTCAATGGTGGGATATTTAATCTCTTTCTCAGGTTTATcaaag GAGAAGTGATTATGCCGGAGAGGTCATCAGGTAGTTTTAGATCGACGGCGGCAAATTGTGACTGGAGAATAGAGAtggataaaaatataaaaggtgGAGATACAAAATATAATTCAGGTTTGGCTTTCATGGCTTCTAAATTGTCATATGAGAATGAAGAATGCATCAAATCTGTTGTTACAGATCACTGGAAA ATGGAATGCTTGGATTGTTACAACTTCCAAAATG ACGTTGATATCTCCTGGTACCAGTTTAATGGTGTTGGAAAACTCCACCGTGGCTTTACAAATGCCTTAGGCCTACAAAAACATGGTTGGCCAAATCAAGTAGATTCAGAAACCACCCATTTATATGCATACTATGAAATCAGAAGAATGCTCAAACAGATATTACAGAAGAATCAGAATGCTAAGTTTATAGTGACAGGACATAGCTTGGGTGGGGCTTTAGCAATATTGTTTGTGGGTGTCTTGATTATACACAAAGAGGACTTGCTGTTGGATaaaattgaaggagtttacacATTTGGGCAGCCAAGAGTTGGGGATAGGGAGTTTGGGAGTTTTATGGAAAAGAAGATGAAAGAGTATGATATTAGATATTTGAGATATGTTTATTGCAATGATATAGTGCCTAGATTGCCGTATGATGATTCTACTCTCTTGTATAAGCATTTTGGGCCTTGCCTCTACTACAATAGTCTCTATCAAGGCAAG ATTTTAGCAGAAGAACCAAACAAGAACTACTTTAACTTGTTATGGGTAATTCCGAAGAACTTGAACGCCTGTTGGGAGCTGATAAGGAGTGTAGTGATACCTTGGTTGAGTGGTAAAGAGTACAGAGAAAGTTGGTTTATGATAGTGATGAGGATAATTGGGTTGGTAATTCCAGGGCTTTCTGCTCATCTTTTTCAAGATTATGACAATTCTACCCGATTGGGATCCTTGCCTCAACTTCGCCATCACCAAGATTAA